A window from Cydia amplana chromosome 12, ilCydAmpl1.1, whole genome shotgun sequence encodes these proteins:
- the LOC134652672 gene encoding uncharacterized protein LOC134652672 — translation MSDTEEKDSFRDAKVVTPTKDNGTERITTGVDTFRVGVKIPAFWPQEPEVWFKQVEGQFILSNITSDTTKFYYVLSQLEQQYAAEVKDIIISPPATNKYEKLKSELIKRLSASREKKLKTLLLHEELGDRKPSQFLRHLQHIAGPDVPEDFMKTIWTSRLPHNIQGAVATQPLSTLDSLADLADRVWDINPGTPQVASASGQPGSSAMDLMASQIAALTRQMQELSSEMRSRSRPRYRNGGKPQHRERSNSQRRGNSQQRSQSSYRKFPVCWYHFKFQHQATRCVKPCDFSSGNEQGNR, via the coding sequence ATGTCTGATACTGAAGAGAAGGATAGCTTTAGAGATGCTAAAGTAGTCACGCCTACGAAAGATAACGGTACCGAGCGCATTACCACTGGTGTCGACACATTCCGTGTCGGAGTTAAGAttccggcattttggccacaaGAACCTGAAGTCTGGTTTAAGCAAGTGGAAGGCCAATTTATATTGTCTAACATTACTTCCGACACGACAAAATTTTATTACGTGCTATCGCAACTAGAACAGCAGTACGCAGCCGAAGTTaaagatataattatatctcCGCCTGCAACAAACAAATATGAAAAGTTGAAAAGCGAGCTTATTAAACGCCTGTCAGCTTCACGGGAGAAGAAACTGAAGACACTCTTGCTCCACGAGGAATTAGGCGACAGAAAGCCTTCGCAATTTTTAAGACACTTGCAGCATATCGCCGGCCCGGACGTTCCTGAGGACTTTATGAAGACCATTTGGACCAGCCGTTTACCGCATAATATTCAAGGTGCCGTAGCAACCCAGCCGCTGTCTACCCTCGATTCTTTGGCGGATCTAGCAGATCGCGTATGGGACATCAATCCAGGTACTCCACAGGTCGCTAGCGCCTCTGGCCAGCCCGGCAGTTCAGCTATGGATCTAATGGCTAGTCAAATTGCTGCACTTACGAGACAGATGCAGGAGCTCTCCAGTGAAATGCGGTCACGTTCTCGTCCCAGATACAGAAATGGAGGTAAGCCGCAGCACCGTGAACGCAGCAACAGTCAGCGACGCGGAAATAGTCAGCAGCGTTCGCAATCAAGCTACCGCAAGTTCCCAGTGTGCTGGTACCACTTCAAGTTCCAACACCAGGCGACGAGATGCGTGAAGCCGTGTGACTTCTCATCGGGAAACGAGCAGGGCAATCGATAA